The bacterium genome contains a region encoding:
- a CDS encoding aldo/keto reductase, with protein sequence MKKRTLGKSGLEVSALGLGCMGMSFGYGPAADRREMISLIRTAVERGVTFFDTAEVYGPFTNEELVGEALAPFRGWVAIATKFGFKLDPNGGPQWVGLDSRPERIRQVAEASLTRLRVDAIDLFYQHRVDPEVPIEDVAGAVKDLIREGKVRHFGLSEAGVQTIRRAHAVQPVTAVQSEYSLWWREPEAALLPTLEELGIGFVPFSPLGKGFLTGKIDEKTTFDSSDFRTIVPRFAAEARQANLVLVDLLRMIAARKKATPAQIALAWLLAQKPWIVPIPGTRKLERLDENLGAVAVALSPDDLREIEDAASRITVQGARYPEKHQTMSGR encoded by the coding sequence ATGAAGAAGCGCACGTTGGGGAAGAGCGGCCTCGAGGTCTCGGCCCTGGGGCTCGGCTGCATGGGCATGAGCTTCGGCTACGGTCCGGCTGCCGACAGGCGGGAGATGATCTCGCTGATCCGCACGGCCGTGGAGCGCGGTGTCACGTTCTTCGACACCGCAGAGGTCTACGGGCCGTTCACGAACGAGGAACTCGTGGGCGAGGCTCTCGCTCCTTTTCGGGGATGGGTGGCGATAGCCACGAAGTTCGGGTTCAAGCTCGATCCCAACGGCGGGCCGCAGTGGGTCGGTCTCGACAGCCGGCCGGAGCGCATCAGGCAGGTCGCGGAGGCCTCGCTCACGCGTCTCAGGGTCGATGCCATCGACCTGTTCTACCAGCACCGCGTCGACCCGGAGGTGCCGATCGAGGACGTCGCCGGGGCGGTGAAGGACTTGATCCGGGAAGGCAAGGTCAGGCACTTCGGCCTCTCCGAGGCAGGGGTGCAGACGATCCGCCGCGCCCACGCCGTCCAGCCCGTGACTGCCGTGCAGAGCGAATACTCGCTGTGGTGGAGAGAGCCTGAAGCGGCATTGCTCCCCACTCTCGAGGAACTCGGAATCGGTTTCGTCCCGTTCAGCCCGCTGGGCAAGGGCTTCCTCACGGGAAAGATCGACGAGAAGACGACGTTCGACAGCTCCGATTTCCGCACCATCGTTCCTCGCTTCGCCGCGGAGGCGCGGCAGGCGAATCTGGTCCTCGTCGATCTGCTGCGCATGATCGCAGCGCGGAAGAAGGCCACGCCCGCCCAGATCGCGCTCGCCTGGCTGTTGGCGCAGAAGCCGTGGATCGTCCCCATCCCGGGCACGCGGAAGCTGGAGCGCCTGGACGAGAACCTCGGGGCGGTTGCCGTCGCGCTCTCGCCCGACGACCTCCGCGAGATCGAGGACGCGGCGTCAAGGATCACGGTGCAAGGGGCTCGTTACCCGGAGAAGCATCAGACGATGAGCGGTCGCTGA
- a CDS encoding STT3 domain-containing protein codes for MANERSRSLLLILALGVLFAATVAARTAHYGRFVQEGRALIADPDSVYHLRLARVIDHQYPSVPSRDSYLNYPGGAEILWPFLQDLTTATVNHLGPWRSDGALERICFFYPAVMAGLAAVLVFLWSSSLGMGQGGALLGALFTTLIPAQIAYSFGGMYDHHAGDLAYALLFFFVVTRAWGLRSRPFSEPGTLVTHVVLAVATVAMFLNWLGSSIYVVMLAAAVAAWVALGRTTEDRSRPVFLQRLGASLGLAALLLGATLLAVYGPGRMIRVESERPTAFYPLLLAGAASCSLLGAMLLREGRGALRRVPFWAVAGIALAVAAVMGGAFLHAFDYYLVVRRGPLATISEFSPLFLQRNAAGDGWVFTFSKIGMSVSWALLLCPLFVAGIWRRGMDGQGSGRGFPALLFLSVFLIQTLMALRQYRYANVLAAPLAMGTAWLATQAFVSLRGAPPDLSRVLRAGGVWLAVAAGISPGPWYLKTKLNDPYRDTVHAGIMRSMAWLASNTPPPSDYFDPAAAPAYGVMAPWDIGHNVIGAGRRPAIATGYLDALPGDYFRQSAEFFVAEDPESARDIMERNRLRYVVMYNHENSVRWSALISGRTDLGQALANGGITGLYDTGAVPVSVRLWSSAGSAVDTGRHLVGGTKYFRLLWRDYFRYPDGTLDTTMIFGLVPGATLTGKAPPGRPVAVVLGLQDNLGSSFVYRDVATADAAGWFALTVPYPTDGPSGAVRPTGPYRVQVKDTDAVAEVRLDENAVQKAARIQVFR; via the coding sequence ATGGCGAACGAGAGATCCCGGTCCCTGCTGCTGATTCTGGCGCTGGGCGTGCTGTTCGCGGCAACCGTTGCCGCCCGCACCGCGCACTACGGCCGCTTCGTCCAGGAGGGGCGGGCGCTCATCGCGGATCCGGACAGCGTCTACCACCTGCGCCTTGCCCGGGTCATCGACCATCAGTATCCCTCGGTGCCCTCGCGCGACAGCTATCTGAACTATCCCGGCGGCGCCGAGATCCTCTGGCCGTTCCTGCAGGACCTGACGACCGCCACCGTCAACCATCTCGGCCCCTGGCGGTCGGACGGCGCCCTGGAACGGATATGCTTCTTCTACCCGGCGGTGATGGCCGGCCTGGCAGCGGTGCTCGTCTTCCTCTGGTCCAGCTCCCTCGGGATGGGGCAGGGCGGGGCGCTGCTCGGTGCGCTCTTCACGACGCTGATCCCCGCCCAGATCGCCTACAGCTTCGGCGGCATGTACGACCACCACGCGGGCGACCTCGCCTACGCCCTCCTCTTCTTCTTCGTCGTGACACGCGCCTGGGGCCTGAGGTCCCGGCCCTTCTCCGAGCCTGGCACGCTGGTCACGCACGTCGTGCTGGCGGTGGCCACGGTCGCGATGTTCCTCAATTGGCTGGGCAGTTCGATCTACGTCGTCATGCTGGCGGCGGCGGTGGCGGCCTGGGTGGCGCTGGGCCGCACGACTGAGGACCGCTCCCGTCCCGTCTTCCTGCAGCGCCTGGGCGCTTCCCTCGGTCTGGCGGCCCTCCTCCTCGGCGCCACGCTGCTCGCCGTGTACGGGCCGGGCAGGATGATCCGGGTGGAGAGCGAGCGGCCGACGGCGTTCTACCCGCTGCTCCTGGCAGGGGCGGCGTCGTGCTCTCTCCTGGGCGCGATGCTCCTGCGCGAGGGCAGGGGGGCCTTGCGCAGGGTCCCGTTCTGGGCCGTCGCGGGCATCGCCCTCGCCGTCGCCGCCGTCATGGGCGGGGCGTTCCTGCACGCCTTCGACTACTACCTGGTGGTCAGGCGCGGGCCCCTGGCGACCATTTCCGAGTTCAGCCCGCTCTTCCTGCAGCGCAATGCGGCCGGCGACGGCTGGGTCTTCACCTTCTCGAAGATCGGGATGTCCGTCTCGTGGGCGCTGCTGCTCTGCCCCTTGTTCGTTGCCGGCATCTGGCGCAGGGGAATGGACGGCCAGGGGTCGGGGCGGGGTTTCCCCGCGCTCCTTTTCCTCTCGGTGTTCCTGATCCAGACGCTCATGGCCCTGCGCCAGTATCGCTACGCCAACGTGCTCGCGGCACCGTTGGCGATGGGGACCGCCTGGCTCGCGACGCAGGCCTTCGTGTCGTTGAGGGGCGCGCCCCCCGATCTTTCGCGCGTCCTGCGCGCCGGCGGGGTCTGGCTCGCGGTGGCAGCGGGGATTTCGCCCGGGCCGTGGTATCTGAAGACGAAGCTGAACGACCCCTACCGCGACACGGTGCACGCCGGCATCATGCGGTCGATGGCCTGGCTGGCCTCGAACACACCCCCTCCGTCCGACTACTTCGATCCGGCCGCCGCGCCGGCCTATGGGGTCATGGCGCCGTGGGACATCGGTCACAACGTCATCGGTGCCGGGCGGCGGCCGGCCATCGCCACCGGCTACCTGGACGCGCTCCCCGGGGACTACTTCAGGCAGTCGGCGGAATTCTTCGTCGCCGAGGACCCGGAGTCCGCCAGGGACATCATGGAGCGGAACCGCCTGCGGTACGTGGTGATGTACAACCACGAGAACTCCGTCCGCTGGTCGGCCCTCATCAGCGGGCGAACGGACCTGGGCCAGGCCCTGGCCAACGGCGGGATCACGGGGCTCTACGACACCGGGGCCGTGCCGGTCTCGGTCAGACTCTGGTCCAGCGCCGGTTCCGCCGTGGACACGGGGCGGCACCTCGTCGGCGGGACGAAGTATTTCCGTCTGCTGTGGCGGGACTACTTTCGCTACCCGGACGGCACCCTCGACACCACCATGATCTTCGGCCTGGTGCCAGGCGCGACCTTGACGGGGAAGGCCCCTCCCGGCAGGCCCGTGGCGGTGGTGCTCGGGCTCCAGGACAACCTGGGGAGCTCCTTCGTCTACCGGGACGTGGCCACGGCGGACGCGGCGGGGTGGTTCGCCTTGACGGTGCCGTACCCCACCGATGGCCCCAGCGGCGCCGTGCGGCCCACCGGCCCGTATCGCGTACAGGTGAAGGACACCGACGCGGTCGCCGAAGTGCGCCTCGACGAGAACGCCGTCCAGAAGGCCGCCCGCATCCAGGTCTTCCGTTGA
- a CDS encoding SDR family oxidoreductase translates to MTNVIVVIGAGLIGQAIARRVSAGKHVLLADLRRENADAAAKVLGDAGFEVSTAIVDVSSRPSVHALVERATAIGAITGVIHAAGVSPTQASPETILKVDLYGTALVLEEFGNVIAHGGAGVVIASQSGHRLPALMPAQDKALATTPADDLLALPMLQPDQVTDPLHAYQVAKRGNSLRVMAEAVRWGKRGARVNTISPGIICTPLAKDELAGPRGPGYRRMLELSPAGRIGTPDEVGAVGALLMGPDGAFITGSDFLMDGGVTAAYWYGDLAPK, encoded by the coding sequence ATGACAAACGTCATCGTCGTCATCGGTGCGGGACTCATCGGTCAGGCGATTGCTCGGCGAGTCAGCGCCGGCAAGCATGTGCTGCTGGCCGACCTGCGCCGGGAGAACGCCGACGCGGCCGCGAAGGTCCTCGGCGACGCCGGGTTCGAGGTGAGCACCGCGATCGTGGACGTCTCCTCGCGCCCGTCGGTCCATGCGCTGGTCGAGCGTGCGACGGCGATCGGCGCCATAACCGGCGTCATTCACGCCGCGGGTGTATCCCCGACGCAGGCGTCACCGGAGACGATCCTGAAGGTCGATCTGTACGGCACCGCGCTCGTGCTCGAGGAGTTCGGCAACGTCATTGCGCATGGCGGCGCGGGTGTCGTGATCGCTTCGCAGTCGGGGCACCGCCTCCCGGCGTTGATGCCCGCGCAGGACAAGGCGCTGGCAACCACGCCCGCCGACGACCTGCTCGCGCTACCGATGCTCCAGCCGGACCAGGTGACGGACCCGCTCCACGCCTACCAGGTCGCCAAGCGCGGCAACTCGCTGCGCGTGATGGCCGAGGCGGTGCGGTGGGGCAAGCGCGGCGCTCGGGTCAACACCATCAGCCCCGGCATCATCTGCACACCTCTCGCCAAGGACGAGCTGGCCGGTCCGCGCGGCCCGGGATACCGCCGCATGCTCGAACTGTCTCCGGCGGGGCGCATCGGCACGCCGGACGAGGTGGGGGCCGTCGGCGCCCTCCTGATGGGGCCGGACGGCGCGTTCATCACCGGCAGCGACTTCCTGATGGACGGCGGCGTCACCGCTGCCTACTGGTACGGTGACCTCGCTCCGAAGTAA
- a CDS encoding iron-containing alcohol dehydrogenase, producing MNFEFHNPTRIVFGAGVLARLGGLVREHGTRALLVTGGGSVKRSGVFERAVASLEAAGVSVVECAGVEPNPRISTVVRGAQIARDERCDVVVALGGGSTMDAAKVMAAAVLHDGDPWDMMFHGQAMGAPTRALPIVTVPTLAATGSEMNNGAVITNERTTVKSFVKADCLYPRTALVDPELTLSVPPNQAAFGVCDLITHVTEGYFNGVDGTPLQDRFAEGVVLTALEWGPKAVSDGRDLEARVQVQWAALVALNGWVQVGTAAAYPVHMIEHVLSAHHDVTHAAGLAVVNPAWMRFAAKVRPARFAQFAQRIFGVPARQGDELGCALEGVDRFESFLRSIGCPTRLSQLGIGDTLLARYAGDTVRTIHDGEGRLPGRPPLTESDIVEVLRSAL from the coding sequence ATGAACTTCGAATTTCACAACCCGACGCGGATCGTCTTCGGCGCCGGCGTGCTTGCACGGCTGGGCGGGCTGGTGCGCGAGCACGGCACGCGCGCCCTGCTCGTCACCGGCGGTGGCAGCGTCAAGCGCAGCGGCGTGTTCGAGCGCGCGGTCGCGAGCCTGGAGGCCGCCGGCGTCTCCGTCGTGGAGTGCGCCGGGGTCGAGCCCAATCCGCGGATTTCGACGGTGGTGCGTGGCGCGCAGATCGCGCGCGACGAGCGTTGCGACGTGGTCGTCGCCCTGGGCGGCGGCAGCACCATGGATGCAGCCAAGGTGATGGCGGCGGCCGTCCTCCACGACGGCGACCCCTGGGACATGATGTTCCACGGGCAGGCGATGGGCGCCCCGACGCGTGCGCTCCCGATCGTCACGGTGCCAACCCTGGCAGCCACGGGCTCGGAGATGAACAACGGCGCCGTCATCACGAACGAGAGGACGACCGTGAAGTCGTTCGTCAAGGCGGACTGCCTCTACCCGCGCACCGCGCTCGTCGACCCCGAGCTGACGCTGAGCGTGCCGCCGAATCAGGCCGCGTTCGGCGTCTGCGACCTGATCACCCACGTGACCGAGGGCTACTTCAACGGCGTCGACGGCACCCCGTTGCAGGACCGCTTCGCCGAGGGGGTCGTGCTGACCGCTCTGGAGTGGGGCCCGAAGGCGGTGTCCGACGGACGCGACCTCGAGGCGCGCGTGCAGGTGCAGTGGGCGGCGCTGGTGGCGCTCAATGGCTGGGTGCAGGTCGGCACCGCAGCGGCGTACCCGGTGCACATGATCGAGCACGTGCTGTCCGCCCACCACGACGTCACGCACGCGGCCGGGCTGGCGGTGGTCAACCCGGCCTGGATGCGCTTCGCCGCGAAGGTCCGGCCCGCCCGCTTCGCGCAGTTCGCGCAGCGGATCTTCGGGGTGCCGGCGCGGCAGGGGGACGAGCTCGGGTGCGCCCTCGAGGGCGTCGACCGGTTCGAGTCGTTCCTCCGCTCGATCGGCTGCCCGACGCGCCTGTCGCAGCTGGGCATCGGCGACACGCTTCTCGCGCGCTACGCCGGGGACACGGTGCGCACGATTCACGACGGGGAGGGGCGTCTCCCGGGCCGCCCGCCGCTGACCGAGTCGGACATCGTCGAGGTACTGCGGTCGGCGCTCTAG
- a CDS encoding cupin domain-containing protein: protein MEIKRSGSQPSGRGPAEWFTGTVRIAPLFNPPEPARAFGAAVTFEPGARTAWHAHPLGQTLIVTAGSGRVQRWGGPVEEIRPGDVVWIPPGVKHWHGAAPATAMTHIAIQESLDGTAAEWMEKVSDEQYDARQAREEGTK from the coding sequence ATGGAGATCAAGAGAAGCGGCTCACAGCCGTCCGGGCGGGGGCCGGCGGAGTGGTTCACCGGGACCGTGCGCATCGCCCCGCTGTTCAACCCGCCCGAACCCGCCCGCGCTTTCGGCGCCGCGGTCACCTTCGAGCCCGGCGCGCGCACGGCCTGGCACGCGCACCCGTTGGGCCAGACGCTGATCGTGACCGCAGGCAGCGGCCGGGTGCAGCGCTGGGGCGGCCCGGTCGAGGAGATCCGGCCGGGCGACGTGGTCTGGATCCCGCCGGGCGTGAAGCACTGGCACGGCGCCGCGCCCGCGACGGCCATGACCCACATCGCCATCCAGGAGTCACTCGACGGCACGGCAGCCGAGTGGATGGAGAAGGTCAGCGACGAGCAGTACGACGCGCGGCAGGCGAGAGAGGAGGGTACGAAATGA
- a CDS encoding alpha/beta hydrolase, which produces MRKGAAIVHKGRHLNADDSVRNLLDHPAFAGFARLLLPWDGRRYDEAVRLSDIGSLLPYHSHVDAATVVGALNRMIDDVNSGHDVFYPFYSEEQRREQPARDHTGLFFFRGRPNSPFAVVSPGGGFAYVASVHEGFPYAAEISAKGYNAFVLRYRAGHGGAVATEDLAAAISYIFRNAKALGVDTRGYSLWGSSAGARMAAAVGSHGASAYGGDRLPRPSTVVMAYTAHSDYSSAEPPTFVVVGEQDGIAPPSTMERRVAALRSAGTPVEYHTYGSLGHGFGPGTGTSAEGWIVNAVRFWEQFLTRRN; this is translated from the coding sequence ATGAGGAAAGGGGCGGCCATCGTACACAAGGGCCGACACTTGAACGCCGATGACAGCGTGCGCAACCTCCTCGACCACCCCGCCTTCGCCGGCTTCGCTCGCCTGCTCTTGCCGTGGGACGGCCGTCGCTATGACGAAGCCGTGCGCCTGAGCGATATTGGCTCGCTCCTGCCGTATCACAGCCACGTGGATGCGGCGACGGTGGTCGGCGCGCTCAATCGCATGATCGACGATGTAAACAGCGGTCACGACGTGTTCTATCCGTTCTACAGTGAGGAACAGAGACGGGAGCAACCCGCGCGCGACCATACAGGTCTGTTCTTCTTCCGCGGAAGGCCCAATTCGCCCTTTGCCGTGGTATCCCCCGGCGGCGGGTTTGCCTACGTCGCCTCCGTCCACGAAGGGTTTCCCTATGCCGCCGAGATCAGCGCCAAGGGCTACAACGCCTTCGTGCTGCGCTATCGGGCAGGCCATGGCGGCGCGGTCGCCACCGAGGACCTGGCTGCTGCCATCTCCTACATCTTCCGCAACGCGAAGGCGCTCGGCGTCGACACCCGGGGCTACTCCCTGTGGGGAAGCTCGGCCGGCGCACGGATGGCGGCTGCCGTCGGTTCGCACGGCGCTTCCGCCTATGGCGGCGACAGGCTTCCAAGACCATCAACCGTCGTGATGGCCTACACGGCCCATTCAGACTACTCGTCCGCTGAGCCTCCGACATTCGTCGTGGTTGGCGAACAGGACGGAATCGCCCCGCCGTCGACGATGGAGAGACGAGTCGCGGCCCTGCGCAGCGCGGGAACACCGGTGGAGTACCACACGTATGGAAGTCTCGGTCACGGCTTCGGGCCAGGAACCGGGACCAGCGCCGAAGGCTGGATCGTGAACGCCGTGCGGTTCTGGGAGCAGTTCCTGACCCGACGGAACTGA
- a CDS encoding DUF362 domain-containing protein translates to MDGQISRRWFLKGGAVALGALAASELEGVAGAFAAPADKSQVFFTKDISADGLLKVYARISGNIIGRVAIKLHTGEPNGPNILPREMVKALQRSIPDSALVETNTLYKGKRSTTADHRETLKINGWDFCPVDILDEDGAAMVPVKGGRRFTQMSVGKNMLAYDSMVVLTHFKGHAMGGFGGSMKNIAIGCADGRVGKTMVHAAPDNDDYATWLKGEPFQENMVESAKATVDHFGRRIVFVNVLRNMSVDCDCAGVRAAPPKARDVGILASTDILAVDQASIDLVYGLPDEELHDLKERIESRQGLRQLSYMKELKMGNDRYELVAL, encoded by the coding sequence ATGGACGGACAGATCTCGCGCCGCTGGTTCCTGAAGGGGGGTGCCGTCGCGCTCGGCGCGCTCGCCGCAAGCGAGCTGGAAGGCGTCGCCGGCGCCTTCGCCGCACCCGCGGACAAGTCCCAGGTCTTCTTCACGAAGGACATCAGCGCCGACGGGCTGCTCAAGGTCTACGCACGGATCAGCGGCAACATCATCGGCAGGGTCGCCATCAAGCTCCACACCGGCGAGCCGAACGGCCCCAACATCCTGCCGCGGGAGATGGTGAAGGCGCTGCAGCGGAGCATCCCCGACAGCGCGCTGGTGGAGACGAACACCCTGTACAAGGGCAAGCGCTCCACGACGGCGGACCACCGCGAGACCCTCAAGATCAACGGCTGGGACTTCTGCCCGGTGGACATCCTGGACGAGGACGGCGCGGCGATGGTCCCCGTGAAAGGCGGGAGACGCTTCACGCAGATGTCCGTCGGCAAGAACATGCTCGCCTACGACTCGATGGTGGTGCTGACCCACTTCAAGGGGCACGCCATGGGGGGGTTCGGCGGCTCGATGAAGAACATCGCCATCGGCTGCGCGGACGGGCGGGTCGGCAAGACGATGGTCCACGCCGCCCCGGACAACGACGACTACGCGACCTGGCTCAAGGGCGAGCCCTTCCAGGAGAACATGGTGGAGTCCGCGAAGGCCACCGTCGACCACTTTGGCCGGCGGATCGTCTTCGTCAACGTGCTGCGCAACATGTCCGTCGACTGCGACTGCGCCGGCGTGCGCGCCGCGCCGCCCAAGGCGCGCGACGTGGGCATCCTGGCCTCCACCGACATCCTGGCCGTGGACCAGGCCTCCATCGACCTGGTGTACGGGCTGCCCGACGAGGAGTTGCACGACCTCAAGGAGCGCATCGAGTCCCGCCAGGGCCTGCGCCAGCTGTCGTACATGAAGGAGCTGAAGATGGGCAACGATCGGTACGAACTGGTCGCGCTCTGA
- a CDS encoding low temperature requirement protein A yields the protein MELLFDLVFAFAFSQLSQHLLTHRSWRGAPDRPRAVVGSVGLWALNFGRSHQGIIRDLEATRDPIRAARHAVNALAALVAGLIAVAVANEGVITHPQGRTSLALSLLLGGGPILFLAAQGRYLWAVPKVRSRLHVLGGVALLLVGPAAPAIPPYGAFFLVGARVSTLAVLGR from the coding sequence TTGGAGCTGCTGTTCGACCTTGTCTTCGCGTTCGCGTTCTCCCAGCTCTCGCAGCATCTCTTGACCCACCGCTCCTGGCGCGGCGCACCCGACCGCCCGCGTGCTGTGGTGGGCTCGGTCGGGCTCTGGGCGCTGAACTTCGGGCGTTCTCATCAGGGCATCATCCGGGATCTGGAGGCGACGAGGGATCCCATTCGCGCCGCCCGCCACGCGGTGAACGCGCTGGCTGCCCTGGTTGCCGGACTCATCGCTGTGGCGGTCGCGAATGAAGGGGTGATCACTCACCCGCAGGGGCGGACCTCGTTGGCGCTGAGCCTGCTGCTGGGCGGGGGGCCGATCCTCTTCCTGGCCGCCCAGGGCCGGTATCTGTGGGCGGTGCCGAAGGTCCGGTCGCGGCTGCATGTGCTCGGAGGGGTCGCGCTGCTGCTCGTTGGCCCCGCCGCACCGGCAATCCCACCCTATGGTGCATTCTTTCTTGTCGGCGCGAGAGTCTCGACTCTCGCGGTACTCGGCCGGTAG